From one Oceanimonas doudoroffii genomic stretch:
- a CDS encoding TIGR00645 family protein produces the protein MERLIEKLMYASRWIMAPIYLGLSLVLLALGIKFFQEIFHILPNVLQMKEVDLVLVTLSLIDITLVGGLIIMVMFSGYENFVSQLDVDEDDDKLGWLGKLDAGSLKNKVAASIVAISSIHLLKVFMNTENIANEKILWYLLIHITFVLSAFAMGYLDKLTRGKDK, from the coding sequence ATGGAAAGACTGATAGAAAAGCTGATGTATGCGTCCCGCTGGATCATGGCGCCCATTTACCTGGGGTTGAGCCTGGTATTGCTGGCACTGGGCATCAAGTTTTTTCAGGAAATTTTTCACATTCTGCCCAATGTGCTGCAGATGAAGGAAGTGGATCTGGTGCTGGTCACCCTGTCGCTGATCGACATTACCCTGGTGGGAGGCCTGATCATCATGGTGATGTTTTCGGGCTACGAGAATTTTGTTTCCCAGCTGGATGTGGATGAGGACGACGACAAACTGGGCTGGCTGGGCAAGCTGGATGCCGGCTCGCTCAAGAACAAGGTGGCGGCGTCCATTGTGGCCATTTCGTCCATTCACCTGCTGAAGGTGTTTATGAACACCGAGAATATCGCCAACGAGAAGATCCTGTGGTATTTGCTGATTCACATTACCTTTGTGCTTTCGGCCTTTGCCATGGGGTATCTCGACAAGTTGACCCGAGGCAAGGATAAGTAA
- a CDS encoding LysR family transcriptional regulator, which translates to MINLVWLRSFCTLVEVGHFTRTAERLHMTQSGVSQHVRKLEEHLGVALLVRQGKGFTLTHAGERLYERAGEILQSVSGLEQHVGQDPAFEGLVRVMSPGSVGLKLYPQLLALQRRHPRLVIDYRFAPNASVEQAVAGHSVDLGLMTRPSNHEAVQCRAMAEEALLLVTPAGMTTPDWSSLLALGFIDHPDGAHHAGLLLGANYPEFEHVGQFAKTGFSNQIGLILAPVSLGLGFTVLPAHAVSAFAQPALIQAHALPHPVSETIYAATHRHRPMPNRVGTVLALAGKQL; encoded by the coding sequence ATGATTAATCTGGTGTGGCTGCGCAGTTTTTGCACCCTGGTGGAGGTGGGGCATTTCACCCGCACCGCCGAGCGGTTGCACATGACCCAGTCGGGGGTCAGCCAGCATGTACGCAAACTGGAAGAGCATCTGGGGGTGGCGCTGCTGGTACGCCAGGGCAAGGGGTTTACCCTGACCCACGCCGGCGAGCGGCTGTATGAGCGGGCCGGGGAAATTTTGCAGTCGGTATCGGGGCTGGAGCAGCATGTGGGGCAGGATCCGGCCTTTGAGGGGCTGGTGCGCGTCATGTCGCCGGGCAGCGTGGGCCTGAAACTTTACCCCCAGCTGCTGGCATTGCAACGCCGGCACCCCAGACTGGTGATCGACTATCGTTTTGCCCCCAATGCCAGTGTGGAGCAGGCGGTGGCCGGTCACAGCGTGGATCTGGGGCTGATGACCCGCCCTTCAAACCATGAGGCGGTGCAGTGCCGGGCCATGGCCGAAGAAGCACTGCTGCTGGTGACCCCGGCCGGCATGACCACGCCGGACTGGTCCAGCCTGCTGGCGCTTGGCTTTATCGATCATCCGGACGGCGCCCACCATGCCGGCCTGTTACTCGGGGCCAACTATCCCGAATTTGAACATGTGGGCCAGTTCGCCAAAACCGGCTTCTCCAACCAGATTGGGCTTATTCTGGCGCCGGTCAGCCTGGGGCTGGGCTTTACCGTGCTGCCGGCGCACGCGGTGTCGGCCTTTGCACAACCGGCGTTGATCCAAGCCCATGCCCTGCCCCATCCGGTGAGCGAAACCATCTATGCCGCCACTCACCGCCACCGGCCCATGCCCAACCGGGTGGGCACGGTGCTGGCCCTGGCCGGCAAGCAGCTGTAG
- a CDS encoding lactoylglutathione lyase family protein — translation MSKVYPRNFSHIGISVPDLDKAVEFYTQVMGWYLIMKPTEITEDDSAIGEMCTDVFGPGWGSFRIAHLSTGDRVGVELFQFRDQQNPENNFEYWKTGVFHFCVQDPDVEGLAERIVAAGGKARMEKPRYYYPGKKPYRMIYMEDPFGNIVEIYSHSYELIYSEGAY, via the coding sequence ATGAGCAAGGTATATCCAAGAAACTTTTCCCACATCGGCATTTCGGTGCCGGATCTCGATAAGGCGGTGGAGTTTTACACTCAGGTGATGGGCTGGTACCTGATCATGAAGCCCACCGAGATAACGGAAGACGACAGCGCCATCGGCGAAATGTGCACCGACGTGTTCGGCCCGGGCTGGGGCAGCTTTCGCATCGCCCACCTGTCTACCGGTGACCGCGTGGGCGTGGAGCTGTTCCAGTTCCGCGATCAGCAAAACCCCGAGAACAACTTTGAATACTGGAAAACCGGCGTGTTCCATTTCTGTGTGCAGGACCCGGACGTGGAAGGCCTGGCCGAGCGCATCGTGGCCGCCGGTGGCAAGGCGCGCATGGAAAAACCGCGCTATTACTATCCGGGCAAAAAGCCCTACCGCATGATTTATATGGAAGACCCGTTCGGCAACATTGTGGAAATCTACAGCCACAGCTATGAACTGATCTACAGCGAAGGGGCTTATTGA
- a CDS encoding PepSY domain-containing protein produces the protein MTSTRKLHRLLGWLLLLPLFGWALTGMVFFIKPGYQGAYEQLAVRTYPLQQGTTLLPEADWQQVKLVRTVLGRHMLVQREGRWQHLRPTSHAPFALPDEAGIRLLLQDAMAANPARYGQIVELNGTDARTSTGVNISLNWNTLTLRQEGRDTRLINGLYRVHYLQWLPSKELNQGLGMLGLLLLLLMALLGLRLCWRRSP, from the coding sequence ATGACAAGCACAAGAAAACTTCATCGCCTGCTGGGCTGGCTGTTGTTGCTGCCGCTGTTTGGCTGGGCACTGACCGGCATGGTGTTTTTTATCAAACCCGGATACCAGGGCGCCTATGAACAGCTCGCGGTGAGAACCTACCCGCTGCAGCAAGGCACGACCCTCTTGCCCGAGGCGGACTGGCAACAGGTGAAGCTGGTAAGAACGGTGCTGGGCCGGCACATGCTGGTGCAGCGCGAAGGCCGGTGGCAGCACCTGCGGCCAACTAGCCATGCCCCTTTTGCGTTGCCCGATGAGGCCGGCATCCGGTTGCTGCTGCAGGATGCCATGGCGGCCAATCCGGCCCGCTACGGCCAGATAGTTGAGCTGAATGGTACCGATGCCCGTACCAGCACCGGGGTGAACATCAGCCTGAACTGGAACACCCTCACCCTGCGGCAGGAAGGCAGGGACACTCGGCTTATCAATGGGTTATACCGAGTCCATTACCTGCAATGGTTGCCATCGAAGGAACTGAACCAAGGGCTGGGCATGCTGGGGCTGCTGTTGTTGCTGCTGATGGCATTGCTGGGGCTGCGGCTGTGCTGGCGGCGATCGCCCTAA
- a CDS encoding DUF417 family protein, translating into MHAQTAGLKQGNIGYCLGVVGVALVLAWIGIYKFTPTEAKLIEPLVVNHPAMGWLYELFSVQAVSNLIGAAEIVVAIGLIAGFKNTKLAYYSGIAAAAIFVTTLSFLLTTPNTWKLSDGILITNFFLVKDILFLAISITVIERNRPGK; encoded by the coding sequence ATGCACGCTCAAACTGCTGGTTTAAAACAAGGTAACATCGGGTACTGTCTGGGGGTTGTTGGTGTGGCGCTGGTGCTCGCCTGGATAGGCATATACAAATTCACCCCCACCGAGGCCAAACTCATTGAGCCGCTGGTGGTCAACCACCCAGCCATGGGCTGGCTTTATGAGCTGTTTTCCGTTCAGGCGGTGTCGAACCTGATTGGTGCCGCGGAGATCGTGGTCGCCATTGGCCTGATTGCGGGGTTTAAAAACACCAAATTGGCGTATTATTCGGGCATTGCGGCCGCGGCAATCTTTGTGACCACGCTGAGTTTCCTGCTCACCACGCCGAATACCTGGAAGCTGTCTGACGGTATTTTGATCACGAACTTTTTCCTGGTGAAAGACATTCTGTTTCTGGCAATATCCATTACCGTGATTGAACGTAACCGGCCCGGAAAATGA
- a CDS encoding NIPSNAP family protein, with product MKIVELREYRIKKGKTEQWLNWMRDELLPYQRSKGMVILDTYVHRGSDERDYFVWLREFDDEASRQRIHKETYNEWWVSEIRPRVFELIDEDAIKVRLLNRLDM from the coding sequence TTGAAAATTGTTGAACTGCGTGAGTACCGCATCAAGAAGGGCAAGACCGAACAGTGGCTGAACTGGATGCGTGACGAACTGCTGCCTTACCAGCGTTCAAAAGGCATGGTCATTCTTGACACCTATGTGCACCGGGGCTCAGATGAGCGGGATTACTTTGTGTGGCTTAGGGAGTTTGACGACGAGGCGTCGCGGCAGCGTATTCACAAGGAAACCTACAACGAATGGTGGGTGAGTGAGATTCGACCCAGGGTGTTTGAGCTGATCGATGAAGACGCTATCAAGGTGAGGCTGCTGAACAGGCTTGATATGTAA
- a CDS encoding GntR family transcriptional regulator encodes MAMTPVSVNKTEAAYNLLERMIIFRELEPGSMVSEKQLAESLGLGRTPVREALQRLSYERMAEIHPRRGIQIPAISVESQLKILEVRRDIEALCVSYAASRATVQEKQQMLELASNLEACAQHQDDLTFSSLLKQIHSLLVKAANNEYLQLAMAPLQGLSRRFWFAYKNDHSDLAQASALHAAILRAVSHTDAKEAVAASHRLNDYLTDMAYRSLTARK; translated from the coding sequence ATGGCAATGACACCGGTGTCGGTCAACAAGACAGAGGCCGCCTACAACCTGTTGGAACGCATGATTATTTTTCGCGAGCTAGAGCCGGGCAGCATGGTCAGTGAAAAGCAGCTCGCCGAAAGCCTGGGGCTTGGCAGAACACCGGTGCGGGAAGCGCTGCAGCGGCTGTCTTATGAACGAATGGCGGAAATTCACCCTCGTCGCGGCATTCAGATTCCGGCCATTTCGGTGGAAAGCCAGCTCAAGATCCTGGAAGTACGCCGGGATATTGAGGCACTGTGTGTCAGCTATGCGGCATCCCGTGCAACGGTGCAGGAAAAGCAACAAATGCTTGAACTGGCGTCGAACCTGGAAGCCTGTGCACAACACCAGGACGATCTCACCTTTTCCAGCCTGCTCAAGCAAATTCACAGCCTGCTGGTCAAGGCGGCAAACAACGAATACCTGCAGCTTGCCATGGCCCCGTTGCAGGGCCTTTCACGCCGGTTCTGGTTTGCCTATAAAAATGACCACTCGGATCTGGCACAAGCCTCGGCACTGCATGCGGCCATACTCAGGGCCGTTAGCCATACCGATGCCAAGGAGGCCGTGGCCGCCTCCCACCGGCTGAACGACTATCTGACCGACATGGCCTACCGCAGCCTGACGGCCAGGAAATAG
- a CDS encoding FAD-dependent oxidoreductase, with amino-acid sequence MKDWKIVQRFEAVPDLPVLAEVDVLVIGGGAAGVAAAETASRMGKRTWLIEKYGFCGGAAVAGLSGTICGMFMASDNPDAQPEQVVFGFTERFRQALADKGGVTGPQRYGKTYTVTHDPLMWREVADDFLEQAGVTTLFHTAVTGVIMNGDAFKGVVIESNAGQSVILARMIVDASGDAALIARAGMDYYFGDNGRIQNPTMFFRIAGVDMEKYLAYYGEDTICPPKVTENIVAANQTDDYDLPRHKIWMFPTTRPGELMVNATRLAGQDGRMLNVIDPKDFTEAEVFGRRQVRSYAKFLNHYVPGCENAYVVDTGVEVGIRQTRSIVGVETLSNDDVVNCRKREDSICRTPWPIELHSGDKPKLHWLLNDYYDVPFNTLVPVVGENIIVAGRCLSAEHEALASARVTAQCFEYGHAAGIAVVKAIDEGIRIRELPVDEIRNVMIANGSKL; translated from the coding sequence ATGAAAGATTGGAAAATTGTTCAGCGGTTTGAAGCGGTGCCGGATCTGCCGGTCCTGGCGGAAGTGGATGTGCTGGTGATCGGTGGGGGGGCCGCCGGCGTGGCGGCGGCGGAAACCGCAAGCCGCATGGGCAAGCGCACCTGGCTTATTGAGAAATACGGCTTTTGTGGCGGCGCCGCCGTGGCCGGGCTGTCGGGCACCATTTGCGGCATGTTTATGGCCAGTGACAACCCCGATGCACAGCCGGAACAGGTGGTATTTGGCTTTACCGAGCGTTTTCGCCAGGCGCTGGCCGACAAAGGGGGAGTGACCGGGCCCCAGCGCTACGGCAAGACCTATACCGTGACCCATGATCCCCTGATGTGGCGTGAGGTGGCCGATGACTTTCTGGAACAGGCCGGTGTAACCACCCTGTTTCACACCGCGGTGACCGGAGTGATCATGAATGGGGATGCCTTTAAGGGCGTGGTGATCGAGTCAAACGCCGGCCAGAGCGTGATCCTCGCCAGGATGATAGTGGATGCATCGGGCGACGCCGCCCTGATCGCCCGGGCGGGCATGGACTATTACTTTGGTGACAACGGCCGCATTCAGAACCCGACCATGTTCTTTCGCATTGCCGGTGTCGATATGGAGAAATACCTCGCCTATTACGGTGAAGACACCATCTGTCCGCCCAAGGTTACCGAGAACATCGTGGCGGCCAACCAGACCGACGACTATGACCTGCCGCGCCATAAAATCTGGATGTTTCCGACCACCCGGCCCGGAGAGTTGATGGTCAATGCCACGCGGCTGGCCGGACAGGATGGCCGCATGCTGAATGTGATTGATCCCAAGGACTTTACCGAAGCCGAAGTATTCGGCCGCCGCCAGGTTCGCAGCTATGCCAAATTCCTCAACCACTATGTGCCCGGCTGTGAAAACGCCTATGTGGTGGATACCGGCGTTGAGGTTGGCATTCGCCAGACCCGCTCCATTGTGGGGGTGGAAACACTGAGCAACGACGATGTGGTGAATTGCCGCAAGCGGGAAGACAGCATCTGCCGCACGCCCTGGCCCATTGAACTGCATTCCGGTGACAAGCCAAAACTGCACTGGTTGCTCAATGATTACTATGACGTTCCCTTCAACACCCTGGTTCCGGTGGTGGGAGAGAACATCATTGTGGCCGGCCGCTGCCTGAGTGCCGAGCACGAGGCACTTGCCTCCGCGCGTGTGACGGCCCAATGTTTTGAGTATGGGCATGCGGCGGGCATTGCCGTGGTAAAGGCCATCGACGAGGGCATCCGCATTCGGGAACTCCCCGTTGATGAAATCCGCAATGTCATGATTGCCAACGGCAGCAAACTGTAA
- a CDS encoding mandelate racemase/muconate lactonizing enzyme family protein — translation MKESIIKRVEIYAVADRNAAHLPWADNQEPLIYTNNLVRLITEDGTEGVGATISYTENDFDRCILEAMRTIVPGLIGKNALMTEALHGWLMNRCSWGGLVAKSPIDIAAWDIKGKKAGMPLYMMLGGARNKMLSYASTPMFDTVEEYFPFIDGCIEHGFKAIKLHCYCVYEKDLKLVKAVQARYKDAGIALMLDTATFYNQQEAIKMARLLDEYGWAWFEAPVSDYDYATYQRLVKDTNLEISSHGNCLLTLQEVAYALANNMWSDVRQDATVCGGITPLNKCFALAEAHGKNLEIQSWGYTVTQAANLHVALAHNNCRFFEQAYPYENFELGSKDVIRTDKEGFVHAPTKPGLGIEMDWDIVRENAIGHYAFE, via the coding sequence ATGAAAGAGTCCATTATCAAGCGCGTCGAGATATATGCCGTTGCGGATCGCAATGCCGCCCATTTGCCCTGGGCCGATAACCAGGAGCCGCTGATCTACACCAACAACCTGGTGCGGCTGATCACCGAAGATGGCACCGAAGGGGTGGGGGCCACCATCAGCTACACGGAAAATGACTTTGACCGCTGTATTCTCGAGGCCATGCGCACCATAGTGCCCGGGCTTATCGGGAAAAATGCCCTGATGACCGAAGCGCTTCATGGCTGGCTGATGAACCGCTGCTCCTGGGGCGGACTGGTCGCCAAGTCACCGATTGATATTGCCGCCTGGGATATCAAGGGCAAAAAAGCCGGCATGCCCCTGTATATGATGCTGGGCGGCGCCCGTAACAAAATGCTCTCTTATGCGTCCACCCCCATGTTTGATACGGTGGAAGAATACTTCCCGTTTATCGACGGCTGCATTGAACACGGCTTTAAGGCCATCAAACTGCATTGCTACTGCGTATATGAAAAAGATCTGAAACTGGTCAAGGCGGTACAGGCCCGATACAAGGATGCCGGCATTGCCCTGATGCTGGACACGGCGACCTTCTATAACCAGCAGGAGGCCATAAAAATGGCCCGCCTGCTGGATGAATACGGCTGGGCATGGTTTGAGGCACCGGTTTCCGATTATGACTACGCCACCTATCAGCGTCTGGTTAAAGACACCAACCTGGAAATTTCCAGCCATGGCAACTGCCTGCTGACCCTGCAGGAAGTGGCCTATGCCCTGGCCAATAATATGTGGTCCGACGTGCGCCAGGACGCCACCGTGTGCGGTGGCATCACGCCGCTCAACAAGTGTTTTGCCCTGGCCGAGGCCCACGGCAAAAACCTGGAGATACAAAGCTGGGGCTATACCGTGACCCAGGCGGCCAATCTGCATGTGGCACTGGCCCATAACAACTGTCGGTTCTTTGAGCAGGCCTACCCCTATGAAAACTTCGAGCTGGGCTCCAAAGACGTGATTCGTACCGACAAGGAGGGATTCGTTCATGCACCAACGAAACCAGGGCTGGGCATTGAGATGGACTGGGACATTGTTCGGGAAAACGCGATAGGACATTATGCTTTCGAGTAA